One Triticum dicoccoides isolate Atlit2015 ecotype Zavitan chromosome 5B, WEW_v2.0, whole genome shotgun sequence genomic window carries:
- the LOC119310004 gene encoding chitin elicitor-binding protein-like, with protein LVSYSPPNATTLAAVRALFQLRSHRALLASNNLPLSTPTTAPAPSPVRVRLPCLCSGGAGATFQRPTYKVRAGDTLDAVARGAFAGLVTYRDIAAANNVSDPNRVAVGQELWVPLPCSCDPVGGEPVVHLTYVAPAGSSVAGIAEEYGTTEETLLALNRMPDAKSLLAGQVLDVPLRACSSAISNSAIDRNLRVPNASYILTANNCIMCGCSSTTWQLDCQPTQGLTPSCPAAKCGDLFLGNTSTSATSTCESTTCSYAGYTNSTSFTILANLTTSSVCNAAGISPAAQPSHSSASRLESPVRWSELIVGLHIALLCLGFLRRD; from the exons CTGGTCTCCTACTCCCCGCCCAACGCCACCACCCTGGCCGCCGTCCGCGCGCTCTTCCAGCTCCGCTCGCACCGGGCGCTGCTCGCCTCCAACAACCTCCCGCTCTCCACGCCCACCACCGCCCCGGCCCCGTCCCCGGTCCGCGTCCGCCTGCCCTGCCTCTGCTCCGGCggggccggcgccaccttccagcggCCCACGTACAAGGTCCGCGCGGGCGACACGCTCGACGCCGTGGCCCGCGGCGCCTTCGCGGGGCTCGTCACGTACCGCGACATCGCCGCCGCCAACAACGTGTCCGACCCCAACCGGGTCGCCGTCGGGCAGGAGCTCTGGGTGCCGCTGCCCTGCAGCTGCGACCCCGTCGGAGGGGAGCCCGTCGTGCACCTCACGTACGTTGCGCCAGCCGGGAGCTCCGTCGCCGGGATAGCGGAGGAGTACGGGACCACGGAGGAGACGTTACTGGCGCTCAACCGCATGCCCGACGCCAAGAGCCTCCTCGCCGGCCAGGTCCTCGACGTGCCGCTCCGAG CTTGCTCTTCTGCCATTAGCAACTCGGCCATCGACCGCAACCTCCGCGTCCCTAACGCGAGTTACATCCTGACGGCCAACAATTGCATCATGTGCGGCTGCAGCTCCACCACTTGGCA GCTGGACTGCCAGCCGACGCAAGGGTTGACACCCTCCTGCCCGGCGGCGAAATGCGGAGACCTGTTCCTCGGGAACACGTCGACGTCCGCCACCTCGACCTGCGAGAGCACGACGTGCTCCTACGCCGGCTACACGAACAGCACCTCGTTCACCATCCTCGCCAACCTCACCACCAGCTCCGTGTGCAACG ctgcTGGGATATCGCCGGCCGCGCAGCCGTCGCACTCCTCGGCGTCCAGATTGGAGTCGCCGGTGCGGTGGTCGGAGCTGATCGTCGGGCTTCATATCGCTCTGCTGTGCCTCGGGTTTCTGCGCCGTGATTGA